The following proteins are encoded in a genomic region of Cygnus olor isolate bCygOlo1 chromosome 11, bCygOlo1.pri.v2, whole genome shotgun sequence:
- the LOC121076198 gene encoding olfactory receptor 11L1 has translation MVNDTAVLEFRLLGFRGNPQYQILLFIVFLVIYILTILGNFIIISVVTLEPRLHLPMYKFLKNLSFLEVCYISTIVPKMLANLLAERKSISFSGCMAQLFYFITLGATECYLLAAMAYDRYLAVCEPLHYIVAMTAESYTRLAVGSWITGIFTGFLPCLMVSRLHFCSCNLIDHFFCDISPLLKLSCSDTTVTEAVIFILSLLVLSSCFLLILVSYLLIILSILKIPSTSGKRMTFSTCSSHLMVVTIYYGTMISMYVRPTYRLSSELSKAVSVLYTVVTPLLNPVIYGLRNKGFKEALQKIVIRHHRLHAL, from the coding sequence ATGGTAAATGACACAGCAGTACTGGAATTCAGGCTACTGGGTTTCAGAGGCAACCCACAGTACCAGATCCTGCTATTCATAGTGTTTTTGGTTATTTATATTCTCACCATTTTAGGAaacttcattattatttcagtggTGACACTGGAGCCACGACTTCATTTACCCATGTACAAATTTCTCAAGAACCTCTCTTTCCTAGAGGTCTGTTACATCAGCACAATTGTACCCAAGATGCTGGCCAATCTACTGGCAGAGAGGAAGAGCATCTCTTTCTCAGGGTGCATGGCACAGCTTTTCTACTTCATTACCCTGGGAGCCACTGAGTGCTATCTCTTGGCAGCAATGGCATATGACCGATACCTTGCAGTCTGTGAACCCCTGCACTATATTGTGGCTATGACTGCTGAGTCTTATACTCGTCTGGCTGTGGGCTCCTGGATCACTGGTATCTTCACTGGTTTTCTCCCCTGTCTGATGGTCTCCAGATTGCATTTCTGCAGTTGCAACCTCATTGATCATTTCTTCTGTGATATCTCTCCACTGTTGAAGCTGTCATGCTCAGACACCACTGTAACAGAAGCTGTCATCTTCATCCTCTCTCTCCTGGTTctttccagctgctttctgttgaTTCTTGTCTCATACCTACTTATAATCCTCAGTATCCTAAAGATCCCCTCTACTTCTGGAAAAAGAATGACTTTCTCCACCTGTAGCTCACACCTCATGGTTGTCACTATATACTATGGTACAATGATTTCCATGTATGTCCGTCCCACCTACCGCCTATCCTCAGAGCTCAGCAAGGCTGTATCTGTGCTCTACACAGTGGTGACACCCCTTCTGAATCCAGTCATCTATGGCTTGAGAAACAAAGGATTCAAAGAGGCATTGCAAAAAATAGTCATCAGACACCATCGTCTTCATGCTTTGTAA